The following proteins are encoded in a genomic region of Amphiura filiformis chromosome 11, Afil_fr2py, whole genome shotgun sequence:
- the LOC140164320 gene encoding structure-specific endonuclease subunit slx1-like, translating into MVLEVENFYGVYLLYNENPQFKGRTYIGFTVNPRRRIGQHNKGVDFGGAKRTSGKGPWEMVLIVYGFPNNISALMFEWAWQHPKSSRRLKHIPGKRRNEPKYEYCLRVVAHMLRVGPWCRMPLTFHWIQQQYRRDFPDDLAPPFHMAIGFGPITSIKIGTSNKKKKTKKDKNTQDASSQQSTSSARTYESTDDNDDDGLISMSQSANRRCDVCHKRLQGEDNNLSCIQPKCSMESHMLCLARKFIGPNSEYLIPIEGACPKCKQMMLWGDLIRKKRGCYSSIEDPQESGESHWTEELREDASTSSSQ; encoded by the exons ATGGTGTTAGAAGTTGAGAACTTTTACGGGGTTTATTTGCTTTACAATGAGAATCCTCAGTTCAAAGGAAGAACCTACATAGGGTTTACTGTAAATCCACGCAGACGAATTGGACAACACAATAAAGGAGTTGACTTTGGTGGTGCAAAAAGAACCAGCGGAAAAGGACCATG GGAGATGGTACTGATTGTTTACGGATTCCCAAACAACATCTCAGCTCTTATG TTTGAATGGGCATGGCAACACCCCAAGAGTTCACGTCGGTTAAAACACATTCCAGGAAAGCGTCGGAACGAACCAAAATATGAGTACTGTCTACGTGTTGTAGCGCATATGCTGAGAGTGGGACCGTGGTGTCGCATGCCACTTACATTTCACTGGATACAGCAACAGTATAGGCGAGATTTTCCAGATGACCTAGCCCCACCGTTCCATATGGCCATAGGATTTGGACCAATAACAAGCATAAAG ATTGGTACCAGCAATAAgaagaaaaagacaaaaaaggATAAAAACACACAAGATGCGTCCAGTCAGCAGTCAACCTCCTCAGCAAGGACTTATGAAAGCAcagatgacaatgatgatgacggGCTTATCAGTATGTCACAAAGTGCTAATAGAAGATGTGATGTGTGTCATAAGAGATTACAG GGTGAAGACAACAACTTATCATGCATCCAACCTAAGTGTAGCATGGAATCACATATGCTCTGTCTCGCAAGGAAATTCATAGGACCCAATTCTGAATATCTCATACCAATAGAGGGCGCTTGTCCTAAATGTAAACAGATGATGCTGTGGGGAGATTTAATCCGAAAGAAAAGAGGCTGCTATTCAAGTATAGAG